The genomic region CCGTGGTCGACCTGGAAGCATTGGGCGAACAAATGATCACGGTCGACTGCGACGTGCTGGATGCCGATGGAGGAACGCGCACGGCCAGCATCACTGGGGCGTTCATCGCACTGGTCGATGCCGTCAGCACGATCGAGCTACCAGATCCCACGCGTTCCGTTTTCAAAGACAGCCTGGCCGCGATCAGCGTCGGCATCGTCAACGGTTCGCCAGTGCTCGATCTCGACTACGTCGAAGACTTCGCCGCGACGGTCGATATGAATGTTGTCATGACCGGCAGTGGCAAGTTCATCGAAATTCAGGGAACCGGCGAAGAAGCAACCTTCACCGAAGACGAACTTGCCAAGCTCTTGAAACTGGCCAAGGGGGGCATCAAGGACTTGACCGAGATGCAGCAAAAAGCCCTCGGCCGTAAATGGCCGGTTGCTTCGTAGGTGGCGTAGGGTGCGAGCG from Blastopirellula marina harbors:
- the rph gene encoding ribonuclease PH; amino-acid sequence: MPRHDGRSVSQLRPLKVKRKYTKNAPGSVLIQAGTTTVLCTASIESSVPPWLKGSEKGWVTGEYNMLPGSTPTRKARKVDGRTTEIQRLIGRSLRAVVDLEALGEQMITVDCDVLDADGGTRTASITGAFIALVDAVSTIELPDPTRSVFKDSLAAISVGIVNGSPVLDLDYVEDFAATVDMNVVMTGSGKFIEIQGTGEEATFTEDELAKLLKLAKGGIKDLTEMQQKALGRKWPVAS